One part of the Triplophysa dalaica isolate WHDGS20190420 chromosome 25, ASM1584641v1, whole genome shotgun sequence genome encodes these proteins:
- the smim12 gene encoding small integral membrane protein 12: MWPLVWTAMRTYAPYVTFPVALVVGAVGYQLEWFIRGTPNTPGEERGIAEQREDRKLEELTGRDSTQFTSLKDKLEFTPRAVLERNRPEKS; this comes from the coding sequence ATGTGGCCATTGGTCTGGACTGCCATGCGCACCTATGCACCCTATGTGACCTTCCCAGTAGCCTTGGTGGTGGGAGCTGTTGGGTACCAGCTAGAGTGGTTCATCAGAGGAACTCCTAATACCCCTGGAGAAGAGAGAGGTATTGCGGAGCAGCGAGAGGATAGGAAATTAGAAGAACTGACGGGTCGGGACAGCACACAGTTCACCAGCCTGAAAGACAAACTGGAATTCACCCCAAGGGCAGTGCTAGAAAGAAATCGACCAGAGAAGAGTTAA
- the gja4 gene encoding gap junction protein alpha 4, protein MSRADWGFLEHLLEEGQEYSTGVGRVWLTVLFLFRMLVLGTAAETAWDDEQSDFVCNTKQPGCVSVCYDKAFPISHFRYFVMQVIFVSTPTIFYFGYVALRAGDKRGNEEKLEEGRKQRQHKTNDRTLEVIVEEDEDVEEKSRERKSKASEAPKLKGRLLCAYAASIAFKVLLEIGFIVGLWFLYGFVIEPRYECQRFPCPHTVDCFVSRPTEKTIFTVYTQVIAVISVLLNIVELFHLLQLAIAYRLEKRYQCQAEIIQFISRNPSKAVPAESFEERERVFLPIANNSFPSEWDNKEPHLTEYTLPSYLNCINNVKHATHKCSSTIHLHKKHQKTDNKDKTSRPGHYV, encoded by the coding sequence ATGTCCAGAGCTGACTGGGGTTTTCTGGAGCACCTGCTAGAAGAGGGTCAGGAGTACTCGACGGGCGTTGGACGGGTGTGGCTGACCGTGCTCTTCCTCTTCCGCATGCTCGTGCTAGGCACGGCGGCCGAAACTGCGTGGGACGACGAACAGTCCGACTTCGTCTGCAATACTAAACAGCCCGGCTGCGTGTCCGTCTGTTATGACAAGGCGTTCCCCATCTCCCACTTCCGGTACTTTGTTATGCAAGTCATCTTCGTTTCTACCCcgaccattttttattttggctaCGTGGCCCTCAGGGCCGGAGATAAAAGGGGGAATGAAGAGAAGCTTGAAGAGGGCAGGAAACAAAGACAACATAAAACCAATGATCGTACGCTGGAGGTCATCGTGgaagaagatgaagatgttGAAGAGAAATCCAGAGAGAGGAAAAGCAAAGCTTCCGAAGCTCCAAAGCTGAAAGGACGGCTTCTGTGTGCTTATGCAGCGAGCATAGCCTTCAAAGTTCTTCTCGAAATCGGCTTCATTGTAGGTCTGTGGTTTCTATATGGATTTGTAATTGAGCCCAGGTATGAATGCCAGAGGTTTCCCTGTCCTCACACTGTGGATTGCTTTGTCTCCCGACCGACTGAAAAAACGATCTTCACCGTTTATACCCAAGTCATTGCAGTGATCTCCGTCCTCCTCAATATTGTGGAGCTTTTTCACCTGCTTCAGTTAGCGATAGCTTACAGACTAGAGAAGAGGTACCAATGTCAGGCGGAGATCATTCAATTTATCAGTAGAAATCCCTCAAAAGCAGTACCCGCGGAATCATTTGAGGAGAGGGAACGCGTCTTCCTACCAATAGCGAACAACAGCTTCCCTTCCGAATGGGACAACAAAGAACCACACTTGACGGAGTACACGCTCCCTAGCTATTTAAACTGCATAAACAATGTGAAACATGCTACACACAAATGCTCCTCAACAATCCATCTTCACAAGAAGCACCAGAAGACcgacaacaaagacaaaacctCCAGACCAGGACATTACGTTTGA